TCCACCAGCAGCGGTGTGGCCAGCGCCACCACCTCGGGTTGCCAGGCCGCGGCGCAGTACCCCTTGGCATGCACGTCCGCCCACGCCTGCTTGATCTCTGTCTCCATCTTGCGCCAGTGCCTGCGGCGTTGCGCGAACAGTTCCATCAGCCTGGCGCGGCGAGGTTGCGAAGCGACCGCCAGGTAAGCCCTGCCCAGCGACGTGAGTTCCATCGGCACACGCTGGCCCGAAACCACGTGCCGGAGCGCTACGCGCTTCGCATAGCGAATGGATTCAAGGTAAACCATCTCGTCCCGGTCCGGCGCGGCAAGTCCGACGTTGATGCGCTTTTGCAGCGCCAACTCGCGCATGTGCGGTGTTGCTGCCTGTAGAACACGCGAGCCGGTGCGCATCGCGTGCGACAAACTCAGCACGGCGGGCGCCAGGCGATAGGCGCGTTCGACGCTGTCCAGCTGCAGCATGCCCGCACCCACCAGCGTCTGCGTGAGCCTGCTGACCGTGGACTTGGAAAGTCCGGTGCGCTCGGCCAGTTCACCATTGCCCAACAGCTCGGAGCCTGGCCGGAATGCACGCAGGATTTCGATGCCTCGCTCCAGCGATCGATTGGCGGGCGATCGTCCGGGTTTGTGGTCGAGATTGAAGTTGGGAAGTTCGGTCATGGGAGCCTTGCGGACAGGCGACGCGTGGATTCACCGTGAATGGATCGAATCGAAGTATCCACTGCCTGTGTTCCAACCAGTGGAATTGCAATCACCTTTGCGAGCCGCTTGATCCTAGAGTTCAGCTGTCACGCGCTGCAGCTTGGGCATGTGACGGACTTTCAAATCAAACAGTTCTGGAGACATCAGACCATGGCAGCCCCTTCCACCGGGCGAGCACGCGCGCTCGCCTTCCTTCTTGCAGGCCTCACCGCCGTCGGCACGGCCTTCGCATATCCCGACAAGCCCATCCGTTTCGTCGTGCCCTTCGCGCCGGGCGGAGGCACCGACCTCATCGCCCGCACGCTGGGCGCGGAGATGTCCAAGGACCTCGGGCAACCGGTCATCATCGACAACAAGCCGGGAGCAGGAACGTTGATCGGCACGGACAACGTGGCCAAGAGCGCGCCCGACGGCTACAGCGTCGTGGTCGCCTCGTTCGCCCACGCCGTCAATCCATCGCTGCAGCCCAGGCTTTCGTATGGCAGCAACAAGGCCTTTGCGCCGGTCATCCTCGTCGGGCGCGGACCCAACGTCCTGGTGGTGCGCCCCGACAGTCCCTACAAATCGGTGGCCGATGTGCTGGCCAGCGCCAAGGCCAATCCCGGCAAGCTGACTTTCGCATCGCAAGGTGCGGGTACCTCCGCTCATCTGGCCGGTGAGATGTTCGCCAATCTCGCGAAGGTAAAGCTCACGCACATACCTTACCGGGGCGCCGGCCCGGCGCTGACCGATCTGCTGGGCGGGCAGGTCGACATGATGTTCGCCACCGCGGCGGCCGTGTCCACCTTCGTCGACAGCGGCAAGCTGCGTGCGCTGGGCGTGACCACTGCCGAGCCCTCGCCGGCATTCAAGGGTGTGCCGGCCATCGCGGCCAGCGTGCCGGGCTATCTGGTGGAGAGCTGGTATGGCTTGTTCGTGCCGGCCGGCACCCCGCCTGCCGTTATCGACCGCCTCAACGCCGCCGGACGCAAGGCCGCGCGAGCGCCGGACTTCGTGCGAAAGATCGAGCATGAAGGCCTCGTGATCAATGCCGGCGCGCCTGCCGAACTCGACGACTACGTTCGCGCGGAAGAAGCGCGGTGGGCGCGCGTCATCAAGGAAAACGGCATCAAGGCCGACTGAACGGCCGCCCTCGACTTCAGCCAGAAAAACTCATGACCTACACCCTCATCGACTTCCAGGTGACGGACGCGATCGCGACCGTCACCTTCAATCGCCCCGACAAGCGCAACGCCATGAGCGACGACATGCGCGCGGAGTTCGCCGACGCGCTGGAGCGCGTGGCCGCGGACAAGACCATCAAGGCGCTGGTGCTGACCGGTGCCGGCAAGGGGTTTTGCGCGGG
This is a stretch of genomic DNA from Variovorax paradoxus. It encodes these proteins:
- a CDS encoding IclR family transcriptional regulator, coding for MTELPNFNLDHKPGRSPANRSLERGIEILRAFRPGSELLGNGELAERTGLSKSTVSRLTQTLVGAGMLQLDSVERAYRLAPAVLSLSHAMRTGSRVLQAATPHMRELALQKRINVGLAAPDRDEMVYLESIRYAKRVALRHVVSGQRVPMELTSLGRAYLAVASQPRRARLMELFAQRRRHWRKMETEIKQAWADVHAKGYCAAAWQPEVVALATPLLVDDVIYVLNVSVSTEESIAVISRELAPALLELAQKIRHALNVQEPRGG
- a CDS encoding tripartite tricarboxylate transporter substrate binding protein, producing the protein MAAPSTGRARALAFLLAGLTAVGTAFAYPDKPIRFVVPFAPGGGTDLIARTLGAEMSKDLGQPVIIDNKPGAGTLIGTDNVAKSAPDGYSVVVASFAHAVNPSLQPRLSYGSNKAFAPVILVGRGPNVLVVRPDSPYKSVADVLASAKANPGKLTFASQGAGTSAHLAGEMFANLAKVKLTHIPYRGAGPALTDLLGGQVDMMFATAAAVSTFVDSGKLRALGVTTAEPSPAFKGVPAIAASVPGYLVESWYGLFVPAGTPPAVIDRLNAAGRKAARAPDFVRKIEHEGLVINAGAPAELDDYVRAEEARWARVIKENGIKAD